Within the Barnesiella intestinihominis YIT 11860 genome, the region GAAAAAGCAAAGATGATTTTGGGCAAGGGAATGCAAAATATATTACATTCTTAAATGTATTGGCAAATCCGATACTAAAGGAAAATTTATTTGGGTCTATTACGATTCGGGAGAATGAACAGCAGAATAAAGTTCAATTTGGGGATCTATTTTTTAATACTTCGTCAGAGACCCCTGAAGATGTAGGCACTTGTGCAGTATTGCTTTCTTATCATGAAGAGCTATATTTAAATAGTTTCTGTTTTGGGTACAGATTGACCGATGATAATGTTCTTGGATTATATTTAGCTTACTATTTTCGGAGTAGATTAGGCCGCCAGTTAATGACTTCTTTGGCACAAGGAGCAACTCGATATAATCTATCAAAAGAGCTATTTAACGCTTCCCGGATTATATTACCAGAAACAAAAGATGAGCAAATAGCGATTGCTACGATGCTGAACGATATGGATAAAGAGATAGACGACCTTGAAGCCCAGCGAGATAAGTACCGCCTCTTAAAATCGGGCATGATGCAAAAGCTATTAACGGGACAAATTCGTTTGACAAAACCACTGACAAATGTTGTCCCCTTGGTTCCAGGGGACTCCGCAGTAAGAGAAATTCCCGTGGATGCCCATATTTGGGCTGGACATATTGTTAATAGGTTGTGGCAATCAAAAGGATGGGGGCGTACGAAGTTACAAAAGTCGTTACATCTTGTTGGCTGTTATGCACAATTAGATTTAGGTGAGGAGTATATACGCAATACTGCAGGCCCTGACGATCAACGACTGATGAACTATATTGACCGAAAATTCAAACAGTATCGTCATGTTAATATAGAAAAAGAGAGATTGTTAGATGGGAAAATACATTATACCTATACCCCTACATCTCGTATACAAGAGGTGGAGATGGCATACGAGCGATATCCGCAGGATATTCGCGAGCGCGTAGACAATTTGCTTGACAAATTAAATTTGATGAATTTAGCCGAGGCAGAGATTTTGTCAACCCTTTATGCGGTATGGAATAACCGAATAATTAAGGGAGAGCGGATAACAGATGATTTGCTGGTCTCTGACTTTTATGCGTGGAGTGAACACAAAGCAGACTTTGAAGAAAGGAAAGTAAGGCGAATGTTGGATTATATGTGTAAAGAAAATATAGTCCCAATCGGTTGGGGTAAATATATTGATGAGAAATAAACTGATATGAGTGGTTATTTCTTGAAAATAGATGGGATATGCTTTTAAGAAAATGAGGTAGAACGAAATAATATTATGGACACAAATATCGGGGCAAAGGAGCGTGTAACGCAAAACAGGTTGATAGGGCTCTTTAAGAATGTCTTAAAGTACACCTGTCTCGGGAATTGGGAGACTCGTGAAGGTAACGTCAATATCGAAGAAAAGTTGCTCACGGCATATCTCTCGCGGTGTGGCTATACCGACAAGGAGATACGGGGTGCCATCGCTAAACTCAAGCAAGCGGCAAACTCTCTTGGTGGGGGATTATATAACGCCAACAAGGAGGTGTATACCTTGTTGCGCTACGGTGTGAATGTCCAGGCCGAGGTGACCGAAAAGAAAAAGATGGTGCACCTTATCGACTGGGCGAACCCGATGGAGAATGATCTCCAGATAGCCGAGGAAGTAACCATTCAAGGCGAAAGCGACCGCCGTCCCGATCTGGTCGTTTATGTCAATGGTATTGCTCTTGCCGTAATCGAGCTCAAGCGTAGTACGGTCTCTGCTCACGAGGGTATTCGCCAGAATATTCGTAACCAGCAGGACGGTTATATTCCTCGATTCTTCACGACCATACAGTTACTTTTTGCGGGTAACGATACTGAGGGATTGCACTATGGTGTAATCAAGACGCCCGAAAAATTCTGGTTGCGTTGGAAAGAACCGTGTGGCGAGCCGTGCCAGCCATCGCATTTTACAGTGGGTGAGTATCCCAATGAGTTGGATCGTAGTGTGTTGCAGTTTTTTGAGCCCGCAAGGTTATTGGAATATATCCATGATTTTATCATCTTCGATGGAGGTGTAAAAAAGGCGGCACGTCCTAATCAATATTTTGCCGTCAAGGCAGCTCAACCCAGAGTTCGCAAGAAGCAAAACGGTATTATATGGCATTCGCAGGGTTCGGGTAAATCGCTTACGATGATTTGGCTGGCCCGATGGATACGAGAAAACGTAAGTGATGCTCGTGTGGTGATTATTACAGACCGTGATGAGCTGGACAAACAAATAGAATCGGGCTTCAAAGATGCAGGGGAGCAGATTCAGCGAGCCAAGAGTGGTGGTAAGCTGATTGAGATGCTCAATGCTGCCGAACCTTGGTTGATTTGCACGTTGATTCACAAAT harbors:
- a CDS encoding restriction endonuclease subunit S; this translates as MDIPQGYKQTELGIIPEDWEIVNLGSVAKINGRIGFRGYTTADLVGVGQGAYTIGGKHITNMVLDLHDAEYISWQKYYESPEIMVRKGDIVFAQRGTLGKSAFIVNDIGPATINPSLVLINKIKCDNEYLSYWLQCDKIVEYICSINSQTSIPMITQNQIEHIPVVLSRIKAEQQAIAEALGDIDGLIATLDKKIAKKRLIKQGAMSQLLTGKKRLPGFSDPWVEKKLGEIGYTYSGLTGKSKDDFGQGNAKYITFLNVLANPILKENLFGSITIRENEQQNKVQFGDLFFNTSSETPEDVGTCAVLLSYHEELYLNSFCFGYRLTDDNVLGLYLAYYFRSRLGRQLMTSLAQGATRYNLSKELFNASRIILPETKDEQIAIATMLNDMDKEIDDLEAQRDKYRLLKSGMMQKLLTGQIRLTKPLTNVVPLVPGDSAVREIPVDAHIWAGHIVNRLWQSKGWGRTKLQKSLHLVGCYAQLDLGEEYIRNTAGPDDQRLMNYIDRKFKQYRHVNIEKERLLDGKIHYTYTPTSRIQEVEMAYERYPQDIRERVDNLLDKLNLMNLAEAEILSTLYAVWNNRIIKGERITDDLLVSDFYAWSEHKADFEERKVRRMLDYMCKENIVPIGWGKYIDEK